The following are from one region of the Magallana gigas chromosome 4, xbMagGiga1.1, whole genome shotgun sequence genome:
- the LOC109621171 gene encoding uncharacterized protein yields the protein MERRRMKKMSSALADLRKCIPQQYHLYHRRMSKIWTLRLAIAYIKALKDILLKDDQRRQLVAMSSQSSFPHDGMRLPHEPFSPMSSSMIIAAYAAHGAQVPKRQLMFSPDLRFQEVPEPRFQTPIVPRHSAYQTPVNNPIYGQSFFRTPGLNKTAPEHTISSPEEEVKHVVIAGYTVFHNKKDGTSCPIGASRSSSCRYVTEGFDGVCPLPEDDGARDQL from the coding sequence ATGGAACGCCGCCGCATGAAGAAAATGTCGTCTGCCCTGGCGGATCTGCGAAAGTGCATCCCCCAACAATACCATTTGTATCATCGACGAATGTCTAAAATATGGACTCTTAGACTCGCCATTGCCTACATCAAAGCTCTAAAAGATATTCTGTTAAAAGACGACCAAAGACGCCAACTTGTCGCTATGTCATCACAGTCATCCTTTCCTCATGACGGTATGCGACTTCCTCATGAACCGTTTTCTCCGATGAGCAGCAGCATGATCATCGCCGCTTATGCCGCTCACGGAGCTCAAGTTCCTAAGCGACAGCTTATGTTTTCCCCGGATCTCCGTTTCCAGGAAGTTCCCGAACCTCGTTTCCAGACACCCATAGTCCCTCGCCATTCTGCCTACCAAACACCCGTCAATAATCCTATTTATGGACAGTCATTTTTCCGGACCCCGGGGTTGAATAAAACTGCCCCGGAACACACAATATCTTCCCCGGAGGAGGAAGTAAAGCACGTCGTAATAGCCGGTTATACGGTATTCCATAACAAGAAAGATGGTACCTCCTGTCCGATCGGAGCCTCTCGGAGTTCTTCCTGTAGATACGTCACGGAGGGATTTGATGGAGTATGTCCGCTACCAGAGGACGACGGGGCCAGGGATCAATTATGA
- the LOC136274741 gene encoding tripartite motif-containing protein 2-like, whose translation MIRASSSRVWLFNLKVTLIHTMALSESQIPPDAQHYLVCGTEDCERNCQFYCNDCHHPMCEQCRDRHQKSPETKGHEVVPYKQRKRQLPMQKCKIHPTKDIDLLCEECQIPLCSKCATTIEHRGHVFTDLEMVFTEKCSSCNVEVTKIRSYFEPTSQDLKKEIARDVTEIKKIMEGVRTSMKAEAESVKKLVDTVTSDKIKQVDKIEQSLLQTLNSQNKEIDDYINYLNDLVRTFYGYLSPSNIEQLTFALKSENLIIRPIPETLKPVPPVFTAGQYSKEDIAKLLGIITVPNIKPENRKIKPMETVSIQLKLTRKQRKQDREKSDVKQTLCLSSSVTKVRKYKVPGVGSVFHISLGKSGTLWGSDMSGNLVQTDLQGNQLQKIQTSGRDGYHTVTQDGDMIYTDTDNKVINRTRTDNTITKFIETGDWEPFSVHSSHINGDLLVGMIKEGEPSKVTRYNKTGTEIQNIQRDDKGRGLYRIPHYITENINGDVCVSDYYKHAVVVVDKSGQHRFSYKGQRSGFYPYGICTDVLGHILVCDYISKTVHLLDQDGRFLSLLLTDQQGIKYPYSVCVDDKNNLWVGQLATNTVTVYKYLH comes from the exons ATGATCAGGGCGTCATCCAGCCGAGTATGGCTGTTTAATTTAAAGGTCACATTGATACACACG ATGGCACTATCTGAGTCCCAAATACCACCTGATGCCCAGCATTATTTGGTGTGTGGCACTGAAGACTGTGAGAGGAACTGccagttttactgcaatgactgtcaccacccaatgtgtgaacaatgcagAGATAGACATCAGAAGAGTCCAGAAACAAAGGGCCACGAAGTAGTACCTTATAAGCAACGCAAACGTCAGCTTCCTATGCAGAAATGCAAGATCCACCCAACAAAAGACATTGATCTTCTCTGTGAGGAATGCCAAATTCCCCTTTGCTCTAAGTGTGCAACCACTATAGAACATCGCGGTCATGTGTTTACCGACCTCGAAATGGTCTTTACCGAAAAATGTTCGTCTTGTAACGTAGAAGTTACTAAAATTCGAAGCTATTTTGAGCCTACTTCTCAAGATCTGAAAAAGGAAATTGCGAGAGATGTAACAGAAATAAAGAAGATCATGGAGGGTGTAAGAACATCCATGAAAGCTGAAGCTGAGTCTGTGAAAAAGCTTGTGGACACAGTCACAtcagataaaataaaacaagtcgACAAAATAGAACAGTCATTATTACAAACATTGAAcagtcaaaacaaagaaatagatGACTACATCAACTATCTCAATGATTTAGTCAGAACATTTTATGGTTATCTATCTCCCTCAAACATAGAACAATTAACATTTGCCCTcaaatctgaaaatttgatcATAAGACCCATACCAGAGACATTAAAACCAGTCCCACCCGTATTTACTGCTGGTCAATACAGCAAGGAAGATATCGCCAAACTACTGGGTATAATAACTGTTCCTAACATTAAACCagagaacagaaaaataaaacccatgGAGACTGTTTCTATTCAGTTGAAACTTACAAGGAAACAGAGGAAACAAGACAGAGAGAAATCTGACGTGAAACAAACACTGTGTCTGTCTTCCTCTGTTACCAAGGTCAGGAAGTACAAAGTACCAGGTGTTGGAAGTGTATTTCATATATCACTGGGTAAATCAGGCACACTCTGGGGCAGTGATATGTCTGGTAACCTTGTCCAAACAGATCTACAGGGGAATCAGCTACAGAAGATACAAACCAGTGGTAGAGATGGCTACCACACAGTCACACAGGACGGGGATATGATCTATACAGACACAGACAACAAAGTCATTAATAGGACAAGAACAGATAATACTATCACTAAATTCATTGAAACAGGAGACTGGGAACCATTCAGTGTACACTCCTCCCACATCAACGGGGACCTACTGGTGGGGATGATAAAGGAAGGAGAGCCCTCTAAAGTCACCAGGTACAACAAGACAGGGacagaaatacagaacatacagaGAGACGACAAAGGAAGGGGACTGTATAGAATACCACACTACATCACCgaaaacatcaatggtgatGTCTGTGTATCAGACTATTACAAACATGCTGTAGTGGTGGTGGATAAATCAGGACAACACAGGTTCTCCTACAAAGGTCAGAGGTCAGGGTTTTATCCCTATGGAATATGTACTGATGTACTCggtcacatcctggtgtgtgattaTATCAGTAAAACAGTACAtctcctggatcaggacggtcGGTTCTTGTCTCTACTACTCACAGACCAACAAGGGATAAAGTATCCCTACAGTGTGTGTGTGGATGATAAGAACAATCTCTGGGTGGGACAACTCGCCACCAACACAGTGACAGTGTACAAGTATCTACATTGA